From one Sardina pilchardus chromosome 6, fSarPil1.1, whole genome shotgun sequence genomic stretch:
- the mbpb gene encoding myelin basic protein b isoform X2, with translation MSSGTSGQAAFGLGRKKKSPGVLDQIGKFFGGDKKKKGKGSFRGLSSSPQRPAASRSRRGEENAVVHFFRTIVSPAPPKSRADQKKGRAGDGQGTLTKIFKMSGSRSASPAKR, from the exons ATGAGCTCTGGAACCTCTGGACAGGCTGCCTTCGGGCTCGGCCGGAAAAAGAAGAGCCCCGGCGTCCTGGATCAAATTGGAAAGTTCTTCGGAGgggacaagaagaagaagggcaag GGCTCCTTCCGTGGTCTGTCCTCCTCCCCCCAGCGACCTGCTGCGTCCCGTAGTCGCCGTGGGGAAGAGAATGCGGTGGTGCACTTCTTCAGAACCATC GTGTCTCCCGCCCCACCCAAGTCTAGG GCTGACCAGAAGAAAGGTCGTGCTGGGGACGGCCAGGGGACCCTGACCAAGATCTTCAAAATG AGCGGCAGCCGATCCGCATCGCCAGCCAAGCGCTGA
- the mbpb gene encoding myelin basic protein b isoform X1: MSSGTSGQAAFGLGRKKKSPGVLDQIGKFFGGDKKKKGKGSFRGLSSSPQRPAASRSRRGEENAVVHFFRTIVSPAPPKSRWRGLTAKLGLADQKKGRAGDGQGTLTKIFKMSGSRSASPAKR, from the exons ATGAGCTCTGGAACCTCTGGACAGGCTGCCTTCGGGCTCGGCCGGAAAAAGAAGAGCCCCGGCGTCCTGGATCAAATTGGAAAGTTCTTCGGAGgggacaagaagaagaagggcaag GGCTCCTTCCGTGGTCTGTCCTCCTCCCCCCAGCGACCTGCTGCGTCCCGTAGTCGCCGTGGGGAAGAGAATGCGGTGGTGCACTTCTTCAGAACCATC GTGTCTCCCGCCCCACCCAAGTCTAGG TGGAGAGGACTCACTGCAAAGTTAGGCCTG GCTGACCAGAAGAAAGGTCGTGCTGGGGACGGCCAGGGGACCCTGACCAAGATCTTCAAAATG AGCGGCAGCCGATCCGCATCGCCAGCCAAGCGCTGA
- the mbpb gene encoding myelin basic protein b isoform X3, whose translation MSSGTSGQAAFGLGRKKKSPGVLDQIGKFFGGDKKKKGKGSFRGLSSSPQRPAASRSRRGEENAVVHFFRTIVSPAPPKSRWRGLTAKLGLSGSRSASPAKR comes from the exons ATGAGCTCTGGAACCTCTGGACAGGCTGCCTTCGGGCTCGGCCGGAAAAAGAAGAGCCCCGGCGTCCTGGATCAAATTGGAAAGTTCTTCGGAGgggacaagaagaagaagggcaag GGCTCCTTCCGTGGTCTGTCCTCCTCCCCCCAGCGACCTGCTGCGTCCCGTAGTCGCCGTGGGGAAGAGAATGCGGTGGTGCACTTCTTCAGAACCATC GTGTCTCCCGCCCCACCCAAGTCTAGG TGGAGAGGACTCACTGCAAAGTTAGGCCTG AGCGGCAGCCGATCCGCATCGCCAGCCAAGCGCTGA